A stretch of DNA from Acidobacteriota bacterium:
CTACAGCTTCGGCAACACGCCACGCACCCTGCCGAATTTGCGCGGGCCGGGGTATTTTGCCACCAGCGTGTCGTTGCTGCGGGAGTTCAAGTTGACCGAACGAACCAAACTGCAATTCCGCGCAGAGGCCTTCAATGTGTTCAATCGCGCCAATTTTGCGCCGCCGGGAACGACACTTGGCGCGGCGAACTTTGGCATCATCACCAGCACGGAAGACCCTCGGCAGATTCAATTCGCTGCGCGACTTTATTTTTAGAAAGAAAATGCCCTTGAATGTCCAATAGAACCGCGAATACACAATAGCGATTTCCTGCCGGTTGTGGCATACGATTGGCGAGAAACCATCCATCCCAACCTAAGGAGCAACCTTATGTCTGAACAAGAAAGAATAATCTACAACACAGAAGAAGATCAGCAATGGGCGGATTTATTGTCGCCTACGCGCCGTAGTTTTATCGTCGGCGCAGGCCTAATCGCGACGGGACTGACTTCCGGAAGTGTCGAGGCCGATGCACAGGAACTCACTGCGCCTGCGAACTTCAAACCCATTGTGCCGCCGCCTGATGTGGGGAAGAGTCCCTGGGGCTATGAAACTTACAAAGAGCCGACACCGCAGCCCAGAAGCGTTCGTCCCGGCGAAGAAACTGGATTGCCGAAATCGCCGCGTGCTTACACGGACATCAAAAGCTATCACGCGCATTTTTACTTCGACGAAGACACTTATGAAAAAGCCGCGCTGGTTCGCAAATGGGTAATTGAGCGCTTTCCTGTAGAGCTGGGCAATTGGAACCTGCAACCGCGTGGCCCGCACGTAACGCCGTCGTTTTACTTTGGCTTTACGAATGATCTGTTGCCGATTG
This window harbors:
- a CDS encoding DOPA 4,5-dioxygenase family protein → MSEQERIIYNTEEDQQWADLLSPTRRSFIVGAGLIATGLTSGSVEADAQELTAPANFKPIVPPPDVGKSPWGYETYKEPTPQPRSVRPGEETGLPKSPRAYTDIKSYHAHFYFDEDTYEKAALVRKWVIERFPVELGNWNLQPRGPHVTPSFYFGFTNDLLPIVVPWLQLNSLGLTILLHPNTDDPRADHLYYTLWVNRSQPVNAYGMPRQATVEKIFPNIKPTVKLEV